In Ignavibacteria bacterium, the sequence TAACCGATGAAAAGTATAAAAAAGATGTTATGAAGGAAGCCGGTGATATCATGAAACGCGCTGAGAAGAACCTGGCTGAAGTTGAGAAAATATTGAACAGCAGAAATTAAAAAGTATTGAGCCCCGCCAATTATCCTGTTGTAAAAATATGCTGCATAAGCAGTATAGAAGAAGCAGCTCTTGCCATTAAGTACGGAGCAAACGCATTGGGGCTTGTTGGAAATATGCCCAGCGGTCCCGGTGTTATTAGTGATGAACTGATCGCTGAAATTTCCGCTTACGCACCTGAGAACATAGAAACTTTTCTGCTGACTAGTGAAACAACAGCGGATCAAATTATCAGCCATCATAATAAAGTAAATACTTCAACTATACAGATAGTTGACAGAATCGAAACCATGGTTTACAGATCCCTTAGGAAAGAGCTTCCCGGTATTAAGCTTGTACAGGTTATTCATGTTATAGATGAAGATTCAGCGGCAGAAGCTGCGGAGTATGCACAATTTGCAGATGCACTGCTGCTTGATTCCGGGAACCCCTCGCTTGCGGTAAAGCAGCTTGGCGGAACCGGCAGAACTCATAACTGGGAGCTTAGCCTGAAAATTCGTGAGCTGGCTGAAATTCCGGTTTACCTGGCCGGTGGAATAAATCCGGCAAATGTAAATGATGCCTTTAATTTTGTAAAGCCATTCGGCATTGATCTTTGCAGCGGCGTTAGAACAGCAGGACGGCTGGATGAAGCAAAGCTTCGGGATTTTTTCAATGAAATTAGAAAATTTAAATCAGCTTAATATAATTTCTTATTAAAAAGATTTTATTAATATTCTTAACTTCAGTAATTGTGCTGCTACTTGCAGGGGCAGTGTCTTACTTTTTATTTCTTCCCGGTGATACGGGGATTGTCAAAACACCTCTGCCGCAGGGATCAGTATCGGATTCTATTGTTGTATTCAAAGCTGATAGAAAAATGCTGCTATATTTTAAGAGTAAAATCCTTAAAACTTACAGCATATCATTAGGTGATAACCCTGTGGGACATAAAGAAAAAGAGGGGGATGAAAAAACTCCGGAAGGCCTTTACAGCATAAGCGGAAGGAACCCAAACAGCAAGTATCATTTATCTCTCAGGATATCATATCCCAATGAACAGGATAAGCTTAATTCCCAAATGAACGGTTACTCTCCAGGCGGAGATATTATGATTCATGGTTTGCCTAACAATACAGGGTTTCTTGAGAATTATTATGTTAATAATGACTGGACTGATGGCTGCATTGCTGTAACAAATGAAGAAATCAGGGAGATTTGGAGCGCCGTTAGTGACGGCACTCCGATTTTTATAAATAAGTAAACATTCAATTCCTTGTATATTGAATCTTCCATATCTGCATCCATGTAGCCCCGTTATCAGCCGATGACTCCCACAGCCATGTAAATGAGCTTTCCTTAATATCGGTAAATGTCATTTTCTGGATTATTTCTTTTCCAGTTTTGTTCAAAACTTTTCTTTGCATGTACATGTTTTCACCGTCCTTACCGCCGGTAAAATCCATATAAGCCCCGTTATTATCTACCCAGGTCTGCTGCCAGATTTTTTTAGCCGGGTTATATACAGAAACACTCCTGCCCAGAAAAGTCCCGTCACCTGAGGTGAAATTCTCTTCAATTACGCAGCCTCCCAGTATTTTTGTAATTACATTTGTACCGGTTTTTACAGTGCCATCAGGGTCCTTCCAGTTAAGCTGCCAGTTACCGACCCAAAAATCAAACTGCGATGCTTCAGGAGCCATACATGGTTTATCCTCAGTCTGCGCATGGGTAACGGCTATTGAAAGTGTTACTGCTAAAATGAATATTACTGCTAATGCAGCTTTGTATGTTATTTCCATAATTTATTATTTTATAAGCGCCTGTTAATAAATCAAGCCTGGCTGTACAACAGCTTTGCTTGACCGCCCTCGTTGCTTAACAGGCGCTTGAAATTTATTTAATGATTACCAGTTTTTTCGTTTCCTTAAAATTGCCTGCCTGCATTGTATAAAAATATACACCGCTTGTAAATTCCTCAGCATTAAAATTTGTTTCATATTCACCCGCGTTTAGCTCACCATTAACCAATTCAGAAACCAGCCTGCCGGTAACATCATAAACAAAGAGTTTTACATTTGAAGATCCCGGAATTGCAAACCGTATTTTAGTAACAGGGTTAAATGGATTAGGATAGTTCTGCTCAAGTTTGTAGATGATAGGTATTACTGTTCCTGTTTGGCTAAGACCTATAATTACTTCGTTCAAACCCTGTCCTTCAACCAGCCGGTAGAACTTGTTTGGTGTAACATTGGTAAACACCTGCTGTAACCCGCCGCCCCATTTTACTATTATAGAATCAATAATCGTCGCATTGTGCAGCCCAAAATGAACATTCAGCATATTCATTGAATTGAAGCTGTTCTGAGCGTTAATTTCCCGTATCTGCCATTTTGGCACGCCGTTTATAACAGCTTTAATTTTTACAATTGTACCGAGTGCCGATTTATTTGTCATACCCGTGGTTGGACCCGAGCCTATACAATTAATGTTCACCCATTTATTGTTATTATTCGTTTCATTCCTGAAAAGTCCTTTGGTTGCATTTGTACCGGCAATGAACATATCCAGGTCTCCATCGCTGTCATAATCAGCTAATGTTGTTCCATAAGTCTGGCCGTTAATGTTAACTGCAAGTGTATCAATCCTTATAAAGAAACCGCTGCCGTTATTGGAATAATACCTGCTGAATCCGGCATCGTTTGTTATGAAACAATCAATATCTCCGTCATTATCAAAATCACCCCAGGTATTGCCAAGCCATGCACCTGCATCACTTACAATACTTCCCACTTCTGCTGCAGTCATTTTTACATAATACCGCGGTCCCTCGCACTTGTAAAGCCTGTTCCTGATATTTGTTGAATAATTTGTTAAGAATGCATCAAGATCACCGTCATTATCTATATCTATCCAGTTCCAGTTCTGACCGTCAACAATATCAGTTCCGATTATCCCTGTATCTATTCTGTTGAAATAATATGGAACATTCTGTTCCTTAAGATAATTTCTGTAAAGGTAATCCTTTCCGCCGATACTGTTTGCCGGACCCGTGCCTATGAACAGGTCAATATCACCATCCTGGTCATAATCACTGAACATTGGAACTGTAAATGCATCAATAGAATCTGTAATATCGGTGGTATCTACCCGCGTAAAAGTTCCGTTGCCGTTATTATAAAAGAAGCGGTTTTGATGAGAAACACCTCCGAAACCTGAAGCAACTGCAATAAACAGGTCAGGGTAGGTATCATTATTTACATCTCCCCACACACATCCCCAGCCAGTATTTGCGCTTGAATCTGCTATTGAACCGGTTAGTATTTTTGTAAATGTTCCGTTGCCGTTATTTTTATATAAGTGTGAGTATGGCGCGCCCTGATTTGTTGATACAGCAAAGAAATCTATAAACCCGTCGTTATCATAGTCAGCCCATGAATTACCAAGAACAGTTCCTATAAATGGGATCGAGTTTGTAAGCTTGATGAAATTTCCGTTTCCGAGATTTTTGAATATCTGGCTTCGTGAAATATACAGATCCAGCAGAGCGTCATTGTCAATATCAACCCAGCTCGTACCTATGTAATTACCCGAGAGCGGTTCATTGACAATTGGATTTGAAGCATCAGTTACCTTCACAAAAAACTGCGCTGAAGCTGAACCCGGAAAATAAAGTAAAAATAGAAGTGAAAGGCTGAAAGTTTTAATAAAATACCGCAAAAAGTACCTCCTTATAAGTTTTTACAAATATAGGAAGTGGGCTGTTACCGCATTATTTGAAAATTGACTTTTTTGAGAGCCTGTAATTTTCAGGCGATAGATTATATGTGTTTTTGAACAAAAAACTGAAGGAACTTAGAGATTCATACCCGCAATCCTGGCAAATTTCGGTAATTGATAAGCTTGTGTTTTCAAGCAGTGATCTGGCTTTTGCAAGCCTGGTTTGTTTCAAGAATTGATAAGGGGATAAACCTGTATATGATTTGAACTGCCTGAGGAAATGATGTGTGCAGAGTGAAGATACTTTCGAAAGAATATCAAGATCTATCGGTTCGTGGCAGTTTGATACGATATAATCCTTTGCTTTATTGAGCCTGTTAAAAAGCTCGATGCGTGTAGAGCGTTTTACTGATCTCAGCTCATCAGCCTTTTTTGATGCAGCAAGCTGAACCCGGAAAGTATGCTCAAGTATGCCGTGCATTAATTCATTCAGCATAACGGTATCATGATATCCGCTTTTTAAAGCAAATCTGATACTGTTTACATAATTGCCAAGAGTGATATCTGTATGATACAGCTTCTGAAAAAAGTTCACCGGATATTTATCCCTTACTTCGGGGAAATCCAGAAGGTATTCATCGTTATTGAACGTTGAGTAAAACACATCTTCAACAAATTTTGCCGTGAAGTTCAGTGTAAATGATTCAACAGGACTATCGGAATCTATAAGACTCTGATATATTGAATCCCTGTTAAGTATCAGATATGTATTATCCCGAACTCCATATTTCATGTTGCCCAATATGTACTGTTCGCTTCCGCCGAACGCGAATTTAAGAGAAAGAGTCGTCCAGTGTTCAGGATAATAAAGGTATGAAAACCTTCCGTTAAGTATAACGTTCTGCTCAACAAACTGCCTGTTCCACTGCCTGTTGTTGAACCTGAAATCTTCCAGATCCGGAAATTGTGTTATTACTTTAACACTCATTTTGTATGTGTAATACCTGTTTAATTAAGCTAAATTTAGAGAAAATTATGGATAAAAGAAACCACGAAAGGGGAAATTATTAATTTTGAATGTGAAGAATATTCACCACTAAGTCACTCAGGACACTTAGAGTTTAATCTTCATACCTTAATTCCTGCAGTTTCCAGTGTATAGCTCTTACGGCAAATGTCCAGTGGTTTCCCGTATGTCCATGCCAATCAAATTTAAGATGCCAAATTGCATCTTGTTGATCAGGTATCGAGTTTGTATTAAATACTAACAAATTTGATTTAATATCATGATAGATTTCTGACAGGTCATTTGCAAGACTTTGAGGGGTTACTTCTTTTTCTTCAATCTCATCTGAATCTGGGTACGGATCAAAGTTACTGAAGTATGGTTCTACATTTTTAAGAAATATACTCAACTTTTCTAAATAATACCTAAATTTTGAAAGATCTCTAAATTCATTACGATCAAATTTTACTATGTTGCCTCTACTGCAATTCGGTAAATCAAATCCCTTTGAATAATAATTCACTAAAGTTTTCTGAATATGATATAAAAAGTCTTTAACTGAATATTTATTGTAGTTTTCAAGAACTTTGCAGTAATCTTCGCACGCGCTAATAAAATCAGTAATTTCTTTGACTTTTAATTCTTCTTCATTTAAGCCAATTGGATTGTGGTAAATTTTGACTTTATGCTCATTATTTGAGACAAATTCTTTTGCTTCATACCAGCTTCCAGCATACAGAAATTCTAAAAATTCATTATTAATTGTTTTGTTAACGCTATCATCAATTATTGCAACATCGCAATAACCATCTGCTGATGAAATCCTTTTAAGTTCATTTCTTACAGATTGCCAATCAAGTTTTATTATGGCGGAATTGACAATAATAAAATCTATACTTTTCTCTTTTAGATTTGTATTAATTATGTCGCCTACAACTAAATTCAAACCTGAGTATTTTGATTTAAGATGTTCGTAAGGTTGAATATTTTCAGCGACAAAAGTAACATTATCTGAAAGAGTAGCAAATATTTCTTCAATATTAACTTTACCTGTTAAAATTACAGCGACTTTATTTTCCGGTTCTAAATCTAATCCTATTCCTATATCACTATCTTTGAAATAATGAACAATTTCTTTTAAGTATTCCATAATGCTCAAGATTTATGGTTTTAAATTAAAACTATTAGTGCCCTTTGTGCCTTAGTGGTGAGTGCTTTTCTACTTCAAATACTTCTCAAACCAGCCGGTTATACGTTTGTACTGATCCAGCCAGCTTGTTTGCCTGTAGAAACCGTGAGCTTCTTTGGGATAGATCATGACCTCAAAATCCTTTTTGTTATCAATAAGCTTTTGTGTAAGCTGCACCATATCCTGGAAAAACACATTATCATCCAGCATACCGTGTGTCATAAGTAAATGTCCCTGCAGGTTTTCTGCGAAAGTATATGGTGAAGATCGTTCATAATACTCCGCAACATCTTCTGTTTCAAGGTCACCAAACCTTGCAAGCGTGTACCAGTAATTGCTGTAGTAGTAATTTTTCCAGTTTGATACTGCGCGCAGTGATACACCCGCCTTAAAAAGCTCAGGGTGTTTGAACATCGCCATCAGTGTTGTAAAGCCGCCATAGCTGCCGCCGTATATCCCGACCTTATCTTTATTAATAAAACCTTTTGCATCCAGAAAGTTTATGCCGCTTATGTAATCTGATACTTCCCAATATCCAAGATTCCGGTAAGTTTTGTTGCGGAATTCCTTACCATAACCCATGCTGCCCCTGAAATCGATATCAAGCACAACAAAATCATTTTGGGTGATGAAAGTATTTACCATAAAGTTATCGCGGTAAGGTGAAAACCCGAATGTAACATTTTGAAGGTAGCCTGCACCATGGACAAAACATATCAGCGGGTATTTTTTCTTCGGATTAAAATTTCTCGGCTTGTATAACAATCCGTAAATCAGCTGCCCGTCTTCTTCATTATTGAATGTAATAAGCTCCGGCAGATTCCAGTCAATTGCTGTGAATTTAGGTGATATAGTATTGGTAAGCTGTTTTTCCTCACCTGTTTCCAGGCTGTATGAATAAAGCTCATTCGGTTTATTAATGTATGAATGTGAATAAAACAGGTATTTCCCGTCCCGTGATAATTTCAGGTCTTCAGCATCGCCTTCGGCTGTGGTTAATTTTGTAAAATTACCGCCTGTCAGATCCGCTGAATATATATTATAGATATAGGGGACTTCAGCGTTAGCAGTAAAATATACTTTACCGGCTGTCCGGTCAACTACAGAAGTAAGTACTGTAAAATTTCCCGGTGTTACCGGTGTAAAATTTGTGCCATCTATGTTAACCTTGTAAAGATTGTTGAAACCGGATACTTCAGACTCGAACAAAACTGTTTGGCTATCAATAAATAAAGTGCTGTTTGAGTGCCTTTCATACCATGCAGGGTCAGATTCAGTATAGATCTCTTGAACCTTCTTAGTAACAACATCGTAAATGAAAAGCTTTCTGTGATGGCGGTCCATTGTCTCGATATCCAGCAGCAGTTTGCTGCCGTCAGTGGAGTATTCCGCGAAAGTAGTTGAATACCTCTGGCTGTCAGGATACACAAATTCATTTATAACCTTATATAATGAATCTTTCCCGGCCCTTTTTATAGCAATATCAAACAGTTTAACTTTTGATATACCGCGTTTTTTTGTTTCGGCTTTAACGAACTTTTCATTGTAATCAGGAAATACAAGCGGGCGTTTGGTAGTGTTATCATAACGGGCAGCAAAAATTCTAAGCACACAATCATTATCAGCCCTAAAACTATCTGTCATATCTATTACCTGGTATGAAACAGAATCAGATTCATCGCCGGTTAATGCGAGCTCATTTGAGCTTGCCTTCGTACTGTCATACCTCACCAGGTAATAATTACCGCTGCGCCTGTAAACAACATAGCTTCCTATAACCTGCGGTGAATATTCATATTTATCTGTTTCTGTCAGCCTTATATCTTTGGTATAGCTGCGGGAATTGACAAAATCTTTGGTTAAGTAAAGGTCACCGCTTATTATTGTAACAGCATTGCCGTTTGGCATAACCACAAATTCTGAAGCAGTTTCACCAGTATCGGAATATTTATAATTCTCCCCGGTTTCATAATTCATATCAAACAGGCTCAGCATGCCGTCATAGTCATCATCGGCATAATAGTATATTTTTTTTGAATCAGTTTGAATGAATTTTAATGAGGGGCGCGGATTTACTATGCCTGTATCCTGGAAAATATATTCCAGGGTTACTTCCTGTGAGAAGGATATTACAGGTAGTGTCATGAGAAAAAATAGTAATAAAACTGCTTTCTCTGAAAATATTAGTAAAATCAGTCTATGAGAACCTTCACTTCGCTTCGCTTCGTTCAGGACTGGTTTAATAATGCAATTCTTCAACTTTTTCTCTTTCCCTTATCAGGTACTGCTTATCACCGTCAACCAGAACTTCTGCAGGGCGCAGCCTTGCGTTGTAGTTTGACGATAGCGAATAGCCGTAAGCGCCTGTTGTTAATACTGCAAAACGGTCGCCGCGCTCCATAACCTGTATGCTGCGTTTAGTTGCAAGGAAGTCTGATGTTTCGCATACCGGGCCTACTATATCAACAGTTTCAAAGCCGGTATCTTTTAAAGTTGTTGGTACAACCTGGTGATAAGCCTGGTACAGACAGGGACGCATGAGGTCATTCATTCCTGTATCGGTTATAATAAATTTCTTTAACTCACCCTGTTTGGTATATAATACCTTGCCAACAAGAATACCTGCATTTGCAACCAGTGACCTGCCCGGCTCGATGACTAATTTTTTATTGTAAGCAGAAAGCATTTTCAATACTGATTCAACATGCTCGCCAAGCGGTGAGTATCTTGCTGTATCATCATCTTCTGTGGGTATATACCTGTGTGTAAGTATATTTTTATACTGCACTCCGAATCCGCCCCCAAAATTGATATAGCGGATATTTATTCCCATCTTTTCAACTTTTTCTATCAGGTCTCCAAGGTATTTTACCGCTTCAATGTATGGATTAACTTCTGTTATCTGAGAACCGATATGTGAATGAATTCCAATAAGATCTATATTCGGAAGCTGGCTTGCAGTTTTAAAAACATCCATAATATCCTTGCTGTCAATTCCGAATTTATTTTCTTTCATTCCCGTAGTAATGTATGGGTGAGTTTTTGCATCAATATCCGGATTAACCCTTATCGAGATCCTTGCAATTACTCCAAGCTTATGGGCAATTCCTGATATCACTTTAATTTCCTGCAGTGATTCAACCGTAAAATTAAAAATATTTTCCCTGAGTGCGTATTCAATTTCCTCATCAGTTTTTCCAACGCCTGTGAAAGTGATTTTATTTCTAAGATAACCGAACTTCAGGGCTAGGTAAAGCTCACCGCCTGATGCTACTTCCGCTCCTGCGCCTTCTTCTGAGAGAAGCTTCAGGATTTCTGGGTTTGAATTTGCTTTAATTGCATAGCAATTAATGAAATCAAGCTTTGAATTTACCAATGGCTGGTTGATTTCCCTGTAATTTTTAAGTATCTGGTTCTTGCTGTAAATATACAAAGGTGTTCCGTATTCTTTTGCAAGATCTTCAACTAAAAAATTTTCTGCATATAAATTGTTATCTTTAAAATAAAAGTGGTTCATATATATTTATTAATTCATTTAATTGACAGCAAAAATAAACTTTTGTTATGACTTTTGAAATGGTATAATTGAAGTTCAATGAATT encodes:
- a CDS encoding DUF5063 domain-containing protein — encoded protein: MEYLKEIVHYFKDSDIGIGLDLEPENKVAVILTGKVNIEEIFATLSDNVTFVAENIQPYEHLKSKYSGLNLVVGDIINTNLKEKSIDFIIVNSAIIKLDWQSVRNELKRISSADGYCDVAIIDDSVNKTINNEFLEFLYAGSWYEAKEFVSNNEHKVKIYHNPIGLNEEELKVKEITDFISACEDYCKVLENYNKYSVKDFLYHIQKTLVNYYSKGFDLPNCSRGNIVKFDRNEFRDLSKFRYYLEKLSIFLKNVEPYFSNFDPYPDSDEIEEKEVTPQSLANDLSEIYHDIKSNLLVFNTNSIPDQQDAIWHLKFDWHGHTGNHWTFAVRAIHWKLQELRYED
- a CDS encoding L,D-transpeptidase family protein — protein: MLLLAGAVSYFLFLPGDTGIVKTPLPQGSVSDSIVVFKADRKMLLYFKSKILKTYSISLGDNPVGHKEKEGDEKTPEGLYSISGRNPNSKYHLSLRISYPNEQDKLNSQMNGYSPGGDIMIHGLPNNTGFLENYYVNNDWTDGCIAVTNEEIREIWSAVSDGTPIFINK
- the lysA gene encoding diaminopimelate decarboxylase, encoding MNHFYFKDNNLYAENFLVEDLAKEYGTPLYIYSKNQILKNYREINQPLVNSKLDFINCYAIKANSNPEILKLLSEEGAGAEVASGGELYLALKFGYLRNKITFTGVGKTDEEIEYALRENIFNFTVESLQEIKVISGIAHKLGVIARISIRVNPDIDAKTHPYITTGMKENKFGIDSKDIMDVFKTASQLPNIDLIGIHSHIGSQITEVNPYIEAVKYLGDLIEKVEKMGINIRYINFGGGFGVQYKNILTHRYIPTEDDDTARYSPLGEHVESVLKMLSAYNKKLVIEPGRSLVANAGILVGKVLYTKQGELKKFIITDTGMNDLMRPCLYQAYHQVVPTTLKDTGFETVDIVGPVCETSDFLATKRSIQVMERGDRFAVLTTGAYGYSLSSNYNARLRPAEVLVDGDKQYLIREREKVEELHY
- a CDS encoding phosphoribosylanthranilate isomerase; protein product: MSPANYPVVKICCISSIEEAALAIKYGANALGLVGNMPSGPGVISDELIAEISAYAPENIETFLLTSETTADQIISHHNKVNTSTIQIVDRIETMVYRSLRKELPGIKLVQVIHVIDEDSAAEAAEYAQFADALLLDSGNPSLAVKQLGGTGRTHNWELSLKIRELAEIPVYLAGGINPANVNDAFNFVKPFGIDLCSGVRTAGRLDEAKLRDFFNEIRKFKSA
- a CDS encoding DUF1579 family protein is translated as MEITYKAALAVIFILAVTLSIAVTHAQTEDKPCMAPEASQFDFWVGNWQLNWKDPDGTVKTGTNVITKILGGCVIEENFTSGDGTFLGRSVSVYNPAKKIWQQTWVDNNGAYMDFTGGKDGENMYMQRKVLNKTGKEIIQKMTFTDIKESSFTWLWESSADNGATWMQIWKIQYTRN
- a CDS encoding VCBS repeat-containing protein produces the protein MRYFIKTFSLSLLFLLYFPGSASAQFFVKVTDASNPIVNEPLSGNYIGTSWVDIDNDALLDLYISRSQIFKNLGNGNFIKLTNSIPFIGTVLGNSWADYDNDGFIDFFAVSTNQGAPYSHLYKNNGNGTFTKILTGSIADSSANTGWGCVWGDVNNDTYPDLFIAVASGFGGVSHQNRFFYNNGNGTFTRVDTTDITDSIDAFTVPMFSDYDQDGDIDLFIGTGPANSIGGKDYLYRNYLKEQNVPYYFNRIDTGIIGTDIVDGQNWNWIDIDNDGDLDAFLTNYSTNIRNRLYKCEGPRYYVKMTAAEVGSIVSDAGAWLGNTWGDFDNDGDIDCFITNDAGFSRYYSNNGSGFFIRIDTLAVNINGQTYGTTLADYDSDGDLDMFIAGTNATKGLFRNETNNNNKWVNINCIGSGPTTGMTNKSALGTIVKIKAVINGVPKWQIREINAQNSFNSMNMLNVHFGLHNATIIDSIIVKWGGGLQQVFTNVTPNKFYRLVEGQGLNEVIIGLSQTGTVIPIIYKLEQNYPNPFNPVTKIRFAIPGSSNVKLFVYDVTGRLVSELVNGELNAGEYETNFNAEEFTSGVYFYTMQAGNFKETKKLVIIK
- a CDS encoding helix-turn-helix transcriptional regulator produces the protein MSVKVITQFPDLEDFRFNNRQWNRQFVEQNVILNGRFSYLYYPEHWTTLSLKFAFGGSEQYILGNMKYGVRDNTYLILNRDSIYQSLIDSDSPVESFTLNFTAKFVEDVFYSTFNNDEYLLDFPEVRDKYPVNFFQKLYHTDITLGNYVNSIRFALKSGYHDTVMLNELMHGILEHTFRVQLAASKKADELRSVKRSTRIELFNRLNKAKDYIVSNCHEPIDLDILSKVSSLCTHHFLRQFKSYTGLSPYQFLKQTRLAKARSLLENTSLSITEICQDCGYESLSSFSFLFKNTYNLSPENYRLSKKSIFK
- a CDS encoding prolyl oligopeptidase family serine peptidase produces the protein MTLPVISFSQEVTLEYIFQDTGIVNPRPSLKFIQTDSKKIYYYADDDYDGMLSLFDMNYETGENYKYSDTGETASEFVVMPNGNAVTIISGDLYLTKDFVNSRSYTKDIRLTETDKYEYSPQVIGSYVVYRRSGNYYLVRYDSTKASSNELALTGDESDSVSYQVIDMTDSFRADNDCVLRIFAARYDNTTKRPLVFPDYNEKFVKAETKKRGISKVKLFDIAIKRAGKDSLYKVINEFVYPDSQRYSTTFAEYSTDGSKLLLDIETMDRHHRKLFIYDVVTKKVQEIYTESDPAWYERHSNSTLFIDSQTVLFESEVSGFNNLYKVNIDGTNFTPVTPGNFTVLTSVVDRTAGKVYFTANAEVPYIYNIYSADLTGGNFTKLTTAEGDAEDLKLSRDGKYLFYSHSYINKPNELYSYSLETGEEKQLTNTISPKFTAIDWNLPELITFNNEEDGQLIYGLLYKPRNFNPKKKYPLICFVHGAGYLQNVTFGFSPYRDNFMVNTFITQNDFVVLDIDFRGSMGYGKEFRNKTYRNLGYWEVSDYISGINFLDAKGFINKDKVGIYGGSYGGFTTLMAMFKHPELFKAGVSLRAVSNWKNYYYSNYWYTLARFGDLETEDVAEYYERSSPYTFAENLQGHLLMTHGMLDDNVFFQDMVQLTQKLIDNKKDFEVMIYPKEAHGFYRQTSWLDQYKRITGWFEKYLK